AAGTCTGAAAAAAAAATATTTTTATGAAAAAGAAACTCATCTTACTACTTTTTCCTATTATAACGTGGTCACAATCTTATGTTGGTCATGTTGGTGATTTACCTATTCATTTAGAATTAGATATCGATGAAGATCAAAATAATGATGGTTCAGGACAAAGGGTAGATGGCTTTTATTTTTACGATTCTAAACTAATTAGTATTCCGTTAAGAGGTGTTTTTATTCAGGATACTATTACGGTCGTTGATGGTTGGTTCTATTCTGAAGATAAGGTTGGTGACGCCAAAGAGGTGTTTAGACTGCAAAAAACAGAGACTCAATTAACTGGTGTATTACAACTAAAAAAAGAAGAGTATACTGTCGTTTTAACTAAAACAGAACAAGATCCCATTACTAGTTTTAGAAACCCAAAACTAACTTTTAAAAAAGATAGCGTCAGTACTTATCAAGACAAACAGTTGGTTTGGTTTCATGAGCGGTTTTCTAAGACGCAATTATTTAGATTGGGTAATGGGTATACCAAAGCACAGAGAACCGTGTTTAACTCTATTTTAGACACGCTACATCTTGAAGATGCAGAAGGTATGTTGGATTGTAGTTCTTTTGAATTATCAACAGTTATTAATCGTATTGATGATCGCTTTATAAGCTTCACAAAATACTATAGTGTTTATTGCGGTGGTGCACATCCATCTTATGGAGGTATTGGCTATACTTTTGACTTAACAACACTTCAGGAGGTTGCTAGTATTGAATCATTATATCCTAATGTTGATTTTTTTCAAGTATTGAAAACTAAGTATTATGATTCAACTGACGAGTATCAAGATGATTGTGAAGTATTTGTAGACGAGTCCAATTGGGAGTATAAACGATGGAATTTGACTACAGAAGGCGTTTTGTTAACGCCGAATTACCCACACGTTATGAAAGCTTGCGAAGAAGATTACTTTTTAAGTTATGATGAAATAAAGAACTAATAAACAATTGCGTTTCAAAATTAGATAAAATAAAAAATGACAGTCAATTTAATTAAATCGACTGTCATTTTAAGTATTATAAGAATTGAAAGTTACTCAAATAAATTGAAGTTGCTTATTCTTTTTTTGATGGTCCTTCTTCGATCTCTTTTTTAGGTTGATGTAATGTTTTAAAATAATCCTCAAAGGCTTTAAAATTATAAGGCTTGTTGATTATTTTTTTGTTCTTATCTAAAACAAAATAACTAGGTGTTGCTTTTACATTATAACTATCTCCTATTGGGTTGTCCCATTTCCCTTCACCAAAAACATGATAGAATTCTGGGAATTTGTAGGTCATGTCTTTCCATCTGTAACGGTCTTCATCTAAAGCAATAGCAATAACTTTTAGTTGGTCTTTATCTAGAGTTTTAACTAGTTTGTGTAGCTCAGGGATCTCCTCTAAACAGTGGGAACAAGTAGTGCTCCAAAAAACGACTAGATAGTTGTTAGCTTCTTCTAACTCATGCATCTTTTTTGTAGTAGCTTCACCTTCTTCATCATAAATAATAATTTCAAAATCAGGTCCGATATTACCAACGGATGCGTTTTTAAAGTAATTTAGATCGTTAACCAGTTCGGTATCGTTTGCCGCTTTTGCAATAGCTAATAAATAAGCGTTGGCAATGTGGTTAGCTACAGGCTCATCTTCTTCAATTGCAAATTGGGACCATAAAATTTCTAATAGAATTTTCTTTACTTTAGGATTGTTTCCAATGGCTTTTTCTACTGTATTAATATTAGTGATGTAGGATGCGTTTTTGTCATCGTTATCAACAAAATTAAAGACATAATTTAAGGTGGCTTCAATTAAAAAATTTGAATTTTGAAGTATCGGATTGCCAAAATTGATATGCTTAAAATAGTTGTTTTTAGCATTTTCCGTAAAGGTCTTAGCATCGATTAAATTTTCTGGTATATAAGGTTGACTGGCAGTTATAAAATTTAGGACTAATTTACCTTCAGCTGCTTTTTCAAATTCAGATTGCGTTGTTTTAAGAATTTCAATAATTTTTTTAAAATCTCTCTGTTTTTTACCTCCAGAAGTGTAAAATGCGTTTAGACTCTGACCAATCATAGACATACTATTGTTGTATGATATCCATAATTTGTTTTCGTCAGAGGTGACAAACTCTAAACCTTTTTCTAAATCAAAGGTCAACTCAATATCTTCATTATTATATAGAAGGTCAAAATTATATTCATCTTGAGGTTGCGCATAAACAATGCGGTAGGTTCCTGGTGCTTGATTTTTTTTTAGATTGAATACAAAACTCCCATCTTCTGAAATATCGGTATTGTCCACAAAAATTGAGGTATCAGCTGTAACGTGATATAAAAACGCGAACTTAAATTGTTCTGCTGGAGTAAAAGTTCCTTTTATTGTGTTTTGTGCCACGATAAAATTGGGCAATATTGCTAATAAAAAAAATATTTTTTTATACATTATTTATGGGGTTTCTTTTATAATTTCAAAAACTATTCCAAAATTGGATTTAAGGCATTTAGGGCCTTTTTTACTGTTTTAATGTTGTCAAAGGTAAGTAATAAACGTAAGCCATTTCTAGTCTGTTTTTCTTTCATTTTACAAGCCTGAGGGTGGGACTGCACGTATTTTAAAAGCTTGGTAAAATTAGGGCTTTGGTAAAAACTACTTTGTTGGTCATTTATAAAGTAACTAATAAGCTTACCTTGCTTCATTATTACTTTTTCCATACCTAATTTAGTTGCAATCCATTTAATGCGTACACTATTAATTAAGTCTATAACTTGGATTGGTAATTCTCCAAAACGGTCTAAAAGTTGTGTTTCAAATACTGCTAATTCAGCTTCAGTTTTGAAGTTGTTTAATTGTGTATAAAGGTTTAAACGCTCAGCAATATTATTAACATAATCGTCAGGGAATAACAGCTCAAAATCGGTGTCTATTGTAATATCTTTAACGTATTCTTTGTTTTCTAAAGGTTCGTTATAAAGGTCTTTAAATTCGTTTTCTTTAAGCTCTTCAATCGCTTCGTTTAATATTTTTTGGTAAGTATCAAAACCGATTTCGTTAATAAATCCGCTTTGCTCACCTCCTAATAAATCTCCAGCACCACGGATTTCTAAATCTTTCATGGCAATATTAAATCCACTACCTAGTTCTGTAAATTGTTCTAAAGCTTGGATACGTTTTCTAGCATCGTCGGTCATTGCCGAGTATTCTGGTGTTATAAAATAACAGAATGCTTTTTTGTTACTTCGTCCAACACGTCCACGCATTTGGTGTAAGTCACTTAATCCAAAATTATTAGCGTTATTGATAAAAATAGTATTGGCATTTGGGACGTCTAATCCACTTTCTATAATGGTAGTACTGACTAAAACATCAAAATCACCATCCATAAAGCCTAGCATTAAGCTTTCTAGTTTTTTACCTTCTAATTGCCCATGTCCAATACCGATTTTTGCATCTGGTACTAAACGTTGTATCATACCAGCAACTTCTTTAATATTTTCTATACGATTATGAATAAAAAAGATCTGGCCACCACGTTCTATTTCATAACTTACAGCATCCCTAATAGCTTCTTCTGTAAATCGGATAACATTGCTTTCTATAGGATAACGATTTGGTGGAGGCGTGGTTATCACCGATAAATCTCTAGCCGCCATTAAGCTAAACTGTAATGTTCTTGGTATTGGTGTAGCCGTAAGCGTTAAAACGTCTACATTATCTTTTAAGGTTTTTAGCTTTTCTTTAACGGCAACTCCAAATTTTTGCTCTTCGTCGACAATTAGTAATCCTAAGTCTTTAAATTTTACATTTTTACTTGCTAGTTGATGCGTACCTATGATGATATCGACATGTCCTTTTTCTAGCTTTTCTAAGGTTTCTTTTTTCTGTTTAGCTGTTCTAAAACGGTTGACATAATCTACAGTTACAGGAAAGTCTTTTAAACGTTCTGAAAAAGTTTTATGATGTTGAAACGCTAATATGGTTGTCGGTACTAAAATGGCAACCTGCTTTCCATTGTCAACAGCTTTAAATGCGGCACGTATCGCAACTTCTGTTTTTCCAAAACCAACATCGCCACAAATTAAGCGATCCATTGGACGCTCGCTTTCCATATCGACTTTTATGTCTGCTGTCGCGGTAATTTGGTCGGGAGTATCTTCATAAATAAAAGAAGCCTCTAATTCGTGTTGTAAATAGCTGTCCTGTTTATATTGATATCCTTTCTCTAGTTTACGTTTAGCATATAGTTTAATTAAGTTGAATGCAACGTGCTTAACTCTAGATTTTGTTTTTTCTTTAAGAGCTTTCCAAGCTTTACTACCTAGTTTATAAACTTTTGGTGGTTTACCATCCTTACCATTAAATTTAGTTATTTTATGAAGAGAGTGTATGCTTAAATATAAGACGTCGCGCTCTCCGTAAACCAATTTTATAGCTTCTTGTTTTTTACCTTCGACATCTATTTTTTGAAGTCCACCAAATTTTCCAATTCCATGATCTATATGTGTTACATAGTCTCCAATATCAAGATTAGTTAAGTCTTTTAAGGTGATGGCTTGCTTTTTAGCGTAACCATTTTTTACATGAAATTTATGATAGCGTTCAAAAATTTGGTGATCTGTATAAACGACTAATTTATTGTCATGATCTACAAACCCTTGGTATAATGACAATGTTATTGTTTGGTAATGTACATCTTGTTCGACATCGTCAAAAATATCATGAAAACGTTTTGCTTGCTGCTCGCTAACACAAGCAATATAATTGGTGTAATCGTTATTGTGATTACTGTTTAAATTGTCTATTAGTAAATTAAACTGCTTGTTAAAAGCAGGTTGAGGCGAGGTGTTGTGTTGTATGGTTTCGGTAGTGTTAAAAACGGTATCTGTACCAAACTCTACTAAGGTAAAGTCTAACAGTTGTTTTTTAAGTTCGGCAGCATTACAGAATAACTCTGATGGTTTTGCGTGTTTTATGTCTGGGTTGAGGTTTACAAAAGCAGCAATTGCTTTATCAAAAAAGTCATCAATCCTATCAAAAGTTAAATCGAAGTTTTTACCAAAAACGACAGTTTTTTGTGCAATATATTTTAAAAAGCTTTGCCTGGACTCGTCCATTAGCTTATTAGCAACGTTGGGAATAACGCTAATTTTTTTTATCT
This portion of the Olleya sp. Bg11-27 genome encodes:
- a CDS encoding TlpA family protein disulfide reductase produces the protein MYKKIFFLLAILPNFIVAQNTIKGTFTPAEQFKFAFLYHVTADTSIFVDNTDISEDGSFVFNLKKNQAPGTYRIVYAQPQDEYNFDLLYNNEDIELTFDLEKGLEFVTSDENKLWISYNNSMSMIGQSLNAFYTSGGKKQRDFKKIIEILKTTQSEFEKAAEGKLVLNFITASQPYIPENLIDAKTFTENAKNNYFKHINFGNPILQNSNFLIEATLNYVFNFVDNDDKNASYITNINTVEKAIGNNPKVKKILLEILWSQFAIEEDEPVANHIANAYLLAIAKAANDTELVNDLNYFKNASVGNIGPDFEIIIYDEEGEATTKKMHELEEANNYLVVFWSTTCSHCLEEIPELHKLVKTLDKDQLKVIAIALDEDRYRWKDMTYKFPEFYHVFGEGKWDNPIGDSYNVKATPSYFVLDKNKKIINKPYNFKAFEDYFKTLHQPKKEIEEGPSKKE
- the mfd gene encoding transcription-repair coupling factor produces the protein MSKTVISQTYLKSLQLQKLHTAIAQTQSKTHLKGLVGSSLSYAITQTFKNSDLPFLLIFNDKEEAAFYLNDLEQLVNKTDVLFYPGSYRRPYQIEETDNANVLLRSEVLNRINSRKKPAIIVTYPDALFEKVVTRKELERNTLKITVNDSLSIDFVNEILFEYKFKRVDFVTEPGEFSVRGGIVDVFSFSHDEPYRIEFFGDEVDSIRTFDVETQLSTEQIKKISVIPNVANKLMDESRQSFLKYIAQKTVVFGKNFDLTFDRIDDFFDKAIAAFVNLNPDIKHAKPSELFCNAAELKKQLLDFTLVEFGTDTVFNTTETIQHNTSPQPAFNKQFNLLIDNLNSNHNNDYTNYIACVSEQQAKRFHDIFDDVEQDVHYQTITLSLYQGFVDHDNKLVVYTDHQIFERYHKFHVKNGYAKKQAITLKDLTNLDIGDYVTHIDHGIGKFGGLQKIDVEGKKQEAIKLVYGERDVLYLSIHSLHKITKFNGKDGKPPKVYKLGSKAWKALKEKTKSRVKHVAFNLIKLYAKRKLEKGYQYKQDSYLQHELEASFIYEDTPDQITATADIKVDMESERPMDRLICGDVGFGKTEVAIRAAFKAVDNGKQVAILVPTTILAFQHHKTFSERLKDFPVTVDYVNRFRTAKQKKETLEKLEKGHVDIIIGTHQLASKNVKFKDLGLLIVDEEQKFGVAVKEKLKTLKDNVDVLTLTATPIPRTLQFSLMAARDLSVITTPPPNRYPIESNVIRFTEEAIRDAVSYEIERGGQIFFIHNRIENIKEVAGMIQRLVPDAKIGIGHGQLEGKKLESLMLGFMDGDFDVLVSTTIIESGLDVPNANTIFINNANNFGLSDLHQMRGRVGRSNKKAFCYFITPEYSAMTDDARKRIQALEQFTELGSGFNIAMKDLEIRGAGDLLGGEQSGFINEIGFDTYQKILNEAIEELKENEFKDLYNEPLENKEYVKDITIDTDFELLFPDDYVNNIAERLNLYTQLNNFKTEAELAVFETQLLDRFGELPIQVIDLINSVRIKWIATKLGMEKVIMKQGKLISYFINDQQSSFYQSPNFTKLLKYVQSHPQACKMKEKQTRNGLRLLLTFDNIKTVKKALNALNPILE